GGGCAGAAGTCCCACGAGATCATCCAGCAGGGGCTGCAGATTCTCTTGAATCTGGATCATCGTGGCGCTTGTGGCTGCGAAGCGAACACGGGGGACGGCGCCGGAATCTTGATCCAGACGCCGCATGCGTTTTTGAAGAAGGCCGCGGCGGAGGCCAAGATTGCGCTGCCCGAATTCGGCCAGTATGGCGTGGGCATGATTTTTCTCCCATCCGACGCCTCCGATCGTGCTCGCTGCGAGGCGATCATCGAGAAGATCGTGGCGGAGGAAGGCCAAACGCTTTTGGGTTGGCGGACCGTGCCGACGGACAATTCATCCCTGGGTGAGTCCGCCAAGGCGTCCCAGCCCTGTGTGCGGCAGTTGTTTGTCGGCCGCAACGCTTCGATCAAGGATCCGCTGGCGTTCGAGCGGAAGCTCTACGTCATCCGCAAGCGCGCGGAGAATGCGCTGCGCTACGCGGAGAACCGTCCGCCGGGCGGCGAATGGTTCTATGTGTGCAGCCTGTCTTACCGCACCATGGTGTACAAGGGCATGCTGATGCCCGTTCAGGTCGATTTGTTTTTTCCGGAGCTGCGGGATCCGAGCATGGTCTCGGCCCTGGCGCTGGTTCATTCCCGTTTCAGCACCAACACGTTTCCGAGTTGGGGACGAAGCCATCCTTACCGCTTCGTCGCGCATAACGGCGAGATCAATACCCTGCGGGGGAACGTCAACTGGATGGATGCTCGCGAGGAACTCCTGGCCAGCGACCTCTTTGGAGATGACATCAAGAAGATCCTGCCCATCGTGAATCGGGATGGCAGCGACTCGGCGATGTTCGACAACACTCTGGAATTGCTGGTGCTGGGCGGACGTTCGCTGGCCCACGCGATGATGATGATGATTCCGGAGCCGTGGTCGAATCATGAGAGCATGAGTCCGGAGAAGAAGGCCTTCTACGAGTACCATAGCTGCTTGATGGAGCCGTGGGATGGACCGGCTTCGGTGGCGTTCACGGATGGAACCGTGATCGGCGCCTGCCTCGATCGTAATGGGCTGCGTCCGTCGCGCTTCTACGTCACCAAAGACGACCTTGTGGTGATGGCCTCCGAGGTCGGCGTGCTCGATATCGCGCCCGAAAGAATTCTGAGCAAGGGTCGCCTGCAGCCCGGACGCATGTTCCTGATCGACACCGAACAGGGGCGCATCATCTCCGATGAGGAGCTTAAGCAGTCCATCGTCACTCAGAAGCCCTATCGTCAGTGGCTCGACGACAACCTTCTGAAGCTCGCCAATGTGCCGGATGCTCCGCACAAGGCGGAGCCAAGCCACGAATCGGTGCTGCAGCGGCAGCAGGCCTTCGGCTACACATTTGAGGACCTGCGTATTCTCATGGTCCCGATGGCGCGGGATGGTGTGGAAGCGATCGGCTCGATGGGTACGGATACGCCGTTGGCCGTTCTGTCGGACAAGCCGCAGTCGCTGTTCAACTATTTCAAGCAGCTTTTCGCCCAGGTGACCAATCCTCCGATCGATTGCATTCGCGAGGAGATCATCACCGCCGTGGGAACGACTTTGGGCACCGAGCAGAACCTGCTCACCCCGATTCCCGCCAGCTGTCATCTGATCGAGTTGATGTCCCCCATCCTCACGAATGAGGAGCTGGAGAAGCTGCGGCACATCGATCAGCCGGGCTTCAAGTCGATCACCCTTCCTATTTTGTTTCCGGCGAAGTCCGGGCAAGCGGGGATGGAGAAAGCGATCGAGGACCTCTGTGTCAGCGCGACTGCTGCGATCAAGGCAGGCATCAACATCTTGATTCTATCGGATCGCGGGATCAGCAAGGACATGGCTCCGATCCCATCGCTCCTGGCGGTGTCGGGGCTGCATCACCACCTGATTCGTGAAGGCACCCGCACACTGGTCGGGCTGGTTCTGGAGTCGGGTGAGCCGCGTGAAGTTCACCACTTCTCCTTGTTGATCGGTTACGGCTGCGGTGCCATCAACCCTTACCTGGCCTTTGATACCCTGGATGACATGATCCACGAGGGAATGCTGCCGGGCTTGGATCACAAGACCGCCTGCAAGAATTTCGTGAAGGCCGGGGTCAAGGGGGTTGTGAAGGTGACCTCCAAGATGGGCATCTCCACGATTCAAAGTTACCGTGGTGCGCAGATTTTCGAAGCGGTCGGCCTCCAGTCGGGTTTGGTTAAGAAGTACTTCACGGGTACCCCCACTCGGATTGAAGGGGTGGGAATGGATGTCATCGCGGAGGAAGTGCTGATGAGGCATCGGGTGGCGTTTCCGAATCGGCCGACCGCCGCTCACACGTTGGAGGTGGGTGGTCAGTATCAGTGGCGTGCCGAAGGAGAGTTGCATCTCTTCAGCCCTCAGACCGTGCACAAGCTTCAGAAGGCGGTGCGTCTGGGCGACTACAAGACCTTTAAGGAGTATTCCTCCTTGGTCAATGACCAGCACAAGCAGCATTACACGCTGCGTGGTTTGCTCGACTTCAAGCCAGCCACTGCCATTCCTTTGGAAGAGGTCGAGTCGATTGACTCGATTCTCAAGCGCTTCAAG
This window of the Verrucomicrobiales bacterium genome carries:
- the gltB gene encoding glutamate synthase large subunit, with protein sequence MNVDRLTGLPPKQGMYDPQFEHDACGVGFVANVKGQKSHEIIQQGLQILLNLDHRGACGCEANTGDGAGILIQTPHAFLKKAAAEAKIALPEFGQYGVGMIFLPSDASDRARCEAIIEKIVAEEGQTLLGWRTVPTDNSSLGESAKASQPCVRQLFVGRNASIKDPLAFERKLYVIRKRAENALRYAENRPPGGEWFYVCSLSYRTMVYKGMLMPVQVDLFFPELRDPSMVSALALVHSRFSTNTFPSWGRSHPYRFVAHNGEINTLRGNVNWMDAREELLASDLFGDDIKKILPIVNRDGSDSAMFDNTLELLVLGGRSLAHAMMMMIPEPWSNHESMSPEKKAFYEYHSCLMEPWDGPASVAFTDGTVIGACLDRNGLRPSRFYVTKDDLVVMASEVGVLDIAPERILSKGRLQPGRMFLIDTEQGRIISDEELKQSIVTQKPYRQWLDDNLLKLANVPDAPHKAEPSHESVLQRQQAFGYTFEDLRILMVPMARDGVEAIGSMGTDTPLAVLSDKPQSLFNYFKQLFAQVTNPPIDCIREEIITAVGTTLGTEQNLLTPIPASCHLIELMSPILTNEELEKLRHIDQPGFKSITLPILFPAKSGQAGMEKAIEDLCVSATAAIKAGINILILSDRGISKDMAPIPSLLAVSGLHHHLIREGTRTLVGLVLESGEPREVHHFSLLIGYGCGAINPYLAFDTLDDMIHEGMLPGLDHKTACKNFVKAGVKGVVKVTSKMGISTIQSYRGAQIFEAVGLQSGLVKKYFTGTPTRIEGVGMDVIAEEVLMRHRVAFPNRPTAAHTLEVGGQYQWRAEGELHLFSPQTVHKLQKAVRLGDYKTFKEYSSLVNDQHKQHYTLRGLLDFKPATAIPLEEVESIDSILKRFKTGAMSYGSISSEAHESLAIAMNRIGGKSNTGEGGEDPERFTWTNERGDSKNSAIKQVASGRFGVTSLYLTNARELQIKMAQGAKPGEGGQLPGTKVYPWIAKVRMSTPGVGLISPPPHHDIYSIEDLAELIHDLKNSNRAARISVKLVSEVGVGTIAAGVAKAHADVVLISGYDGGTGASPQTSIKHAGIPWELGLAETHQTLVLNNLRSRIAVETDGQLKTGRDVVIAAMLGAEEFGFATGPLVALGCIMMRVCHLNTCPVGVATQDPELRKRFTGDPEHAVNFMKFIAAEVRELMAQLGFRKLTDLVGRTDLLEARRAVDHWKAKGLDFSSILYRPPLGPDIGRFAQMEQDHGLDKSLDLTVLLDLCQPAIERKEKVVINLPIRNVNRVVGTIVGNEVTKRHAVEGLPEDTITVNFTGSAGQSFGAFIPKGMTLRLEGDANDYFGKGLSGGKLILTPPPTSTFAAEDNIIVGNVAFYGATSGEAYIRGMAGERFCVRNSGVDAVVESVGDHGCEYMTGGHVVVLGSTGRNFAAGMSGGIAYILDEVGDFKTRCNLQMVGLEKLEDAAEIEKLRRMIELHAKHTKSQKAFRILATWEASLPKFVKVMPKDYKRVLTSLKRVTEAGLSGERAIMAAFEENSKDQARLGGG